In the Diachasmimorpha longicaudata isolate KC_UGA_2023 chromosome 1, iyDiaLong2, whole genome shotgun sequence genome, one interval contains:
- the LOC135166772 gene encoding mitogen-activated protein kinase-binding protein 1 isoform X4, whose protein sequence is MEPPLTSKVLRAPNLKRGQENIRIQDRIKLERVLGVTVSSNAALDCDTTSDLVAYPAGCTVVLFNPRKNTQTHVLNGSRKTVTSLALSGDGRLLATGECGHTPNVRVWDISDPRNAIQIAEFPSHKYGINCVAFSPSNKYVVSVGSQHDMIVNVWDWRNNVKVASNKVSSKVKAVSFAESGNYFVTVGNRHVKFWYLEYCRNAKYQEPVPLMGRSAILGEQRNNDFVDVACGCGEMADSTYAITKTGLLCEFNNRRLLDKWVELRTTSANCIAVGEKSIFIGCAEGIIRCFSPTTLQFITTLPRTHYLGVDVAQGLSIDHMSQHPSNARYPDAIALAFDEQNNKLTCVYNDHSIYVWDIRDIRRVGKSQSFLYHSACIWGVEMYPSGNESVNSMPPGSFVTCSSDDTIRIWNLEKDLPPDDTLYNRNIYSNELLKVLYVDPELTYLKDLDLAAAGTTDKNDSSYDSRNGVRSIRISPDGRHLASGDRCGNIRIHDVSTLDETCVIEAHDAEVLCLEYSKYTKFPSELPRLLASASRDRLIHVFNVDEGYDFLQTLDDHSSSITAVRFFNQSDKLQMVSCGADKSIIFRQLQGTPGGSPQFSRGHNVAGKTTLYDMELDSGQKHILTACQDRNIRVYSAATGKHNKTFKGSVGEDGSLIKVVLDASGIYVATSCTDKTLCVYDYYSGECMATMLGHSELVTGLRFSPDCRHLVSASGDGCIFVWKVPHDMVVTMQARLAQQAMRAGKKNPTPNDSEQLEQETFGSPPPEFLEPNANSTMQSLIDYRFSVGQLPQWAKKQINTSTSATEESIGSSGVRSLGVDMPKGRWAQRVQQADGITVKSVYDSDEIIPFPPPRGAIDSDGGGGGLGGSKDSSIDSGTETKCSSDYRRETMTIKRMKGGNVTVTRGNNDTEFIRQSRTRHHTDDSSFGSLKFEDHESTEHDGDIEDYSEGENGTTSSEKSHHHLVYYPPTEDIVSNQFKVNAMDVEELRRSQRRSKKIRTTETGRNELASGSQDDSDSEGGISTPSAERNPLSMLSETSSEGFDQLANQSHREKYLKNAFESLSGADEPTNRKNTSISAQFHGRNSGGDGVKSRTPPKINVPNNPKKDVNVTKNREELKRRIEETRKKLQSVGYKSSLKSSQSISDLSSHIPHRHHRQNRIGTVTGTRGDTSTNFNHEDGDESSGMRRACSLSDLSVNPSNRLLHAPIRVSGKTSVKNSNQLKNSSGNATSGSMSSRYGSSKIHSNHMTRSSSVGVLNQQSDSESDAGITSGGRHWSSQAQSNRMTGLMRPTISSQNKINYQTKHNSNSSNNLPMVLRRRGMQSSYSSVNLSQVGNQEDSSSEDTSSNGNSVKPMLPPRPKSINIEPPSSLNLIPTIRRSASNATIANGRAVSSIAQGGPRLSSRKQLDPSPQELPVKDTDQTIDVASVELDTDRKLVSPHLCNTIADELTRTADNVVQLYKRLTMDHAGNSSGEIIDRDTMLRGLESSVNEAMRTLRLVAAEASNKDTNIEGQLPTNEATETFQELLAGHDQGRVVNMMQQYSDMLLSMMQQRMGGAQSNHA, encoded by the exons ATCAAATTAGAACGGGTGCTGGGCGTGACTGTATCGAGTAACGCAGCACTCGATTGCGACACAACAAGTGACCTAGTCGCCTATCCTGCGGG ATGTACTGTTGTGCTATTCAATCCCCGAAAGAATACCCAAACGCACGTTTTGAATGGCTCTCGAAAAACTGTGACATCCCTGGCCCTATCCGGAGATGGTCGACTATTGGCGACGGGTGAATGTGGTCATACACCTAACGTCCGTGTATGGGACATATCAGATCCTCGGAATGCCATTCAAATTGCCGAGTTTCCCAGTCACAAATACGGAATAAATTGTGTC GCATTTTCACCGAGCAACAAATACGTTGTGTCCGTTGGTTCTCAACATGACATGATCGTCAATGTCTGGGACTGGCGGAATAATGTAAAGGTCGCATCAAACAAAGTCTCGAGTAAGGTGAAGGCCGTATCGTTTGCGGAAAGTGGTAATTATTTTGTGACCGTTGGCAACCGACATGTTAAATTTTGGTATCTCGAGTACTGTCGAAATGCTAAATATCAAGAGCCAGTACCTCTCATGGGTAGATCAGCAATATTGGGTGAACAACGTAACAATGATTTTGTGGATGTTGCTTGTGGTTGTGGAGAAATGGCGGATTCGACCTATGCAATAACAAAAACCGGTCTTCTATGTGAATTCAATAATCGTAGATTGTTGGACAAGTGGGTAGAATTAAGAACAACAAGTGCCAATTGCATAGCAGTGGGTGAAAAATCTATATTTATTGGCTGTGCTGAAGGCATAATAAGATGTTTTTCACCAACAACACTACAGTTTATAACAACATTACCGAGAACTCATTATCTTGGTGTAGACGTTGCTCAGGGACTGTCGATAGATCATATGTCACAACATCCATCAAATGCACGATATCCCGATGCAATAGCACTCGCATTCGatgaacaaaataataaattaacttGTGTCTACAATGATCACAGCATTTATGTCTGGGACATACGTGATATTCGGAGAGTGGgaaaatctcaatcatttCTGTATCATTCGGCTTGTATTTGGGGAGTGGAAATGTATCCCAGTGGTAATGAATCAGTAAATTCTATGCCACCTGGTTCTTTTGTTACCTGTTCAAGTGATGATACAATTAGAATTTGGAATCTTGAGAAAGATTTGCCACCCGATGATACTTTGTACAATCGTAATATATACAGCAATGAATTGCTTAAAGTGCTTTATGTTGATCCTGAATTGACGTATCTCAAAGATTTAGATTTAGCAGCGGCGGGTACGACAGATAAAAATGACTCTTCATATGATTCACGTAATGGTGTACGATCGATTAGAATAAGTCCAGATGGTAGACACTTAGCATCGGGTGATAGATGTGGAAATATTCGAATACACGATGTATCCACATTGGATGAAACTTGTGTAATTGAAGCTCACGATGCTGAAGTATTGTGCTTGGAGTATTCGAAATATACAAAATTTCCCTCGGAACTACCAAGACTCCTAGCTAGTGCCTCTAGAGATCGTTTGATCCATGTATTCAATGTCGATGAGGGCTATGATTTCCTTCAGACTTTGGACGATCACAGTTCTTCAATCACTGCTGttagatttttcaatcaaagcGATAAACTTCAAATGGTTTCGTGTGGAGCTGATAAGAGTATTATTTTTCGTCAACTCCAAGGTACACCTGGTGGTTCACCTCAATTCTCAAGGGGTCACAATGTTGCGGGTAAAACGACCCTCTATGATATGGAACTTGATTCCGGCCAAAAACATATTTTAACTGCTTGCCAAGATAGAAATATTAGAGTATACAGTGCTGCAACTGGTAAACATAATAAAACATTTAAAGGTTCTGTTGGAGAAGATGGATCATTGATTAAGGTTGTTCTTGATGCTTCGGGAATTTATGTTGCAACATCATGCACAGACAAAACCTTATGCGTTTACGATTATTATAGTGGTGAATGTATGGCAACAATGCTGGGACATTCTGAATTAGTGACGGGACTGAGATTTAGTCCAGATTGTAGACATTTAGTTTCAGCCAGTGGTGATGGCTGTATATTTGTCTGGAAAGTACCACATGATATGGTAGTGACAATGCAAGCACGATTAGCTCAACAAGCAATGAgagctggaaaaaaaaatcccacaccAAATGATAGTGAACAGTTGGAGCAGGAAACATTTGGCTCACCACCACCTGAATTTTTAGAACCAAACGCTAACTCCACGATGCAGTCCCTCATTGATTATCGATTCAGTGTTGGACAATTACCACAGTGGGCTAAAAAACAGATAAACACAAGTACCAGTGCAACTGAAGAATCCATTGGATCATCTGGTGTGAGATCATTGGGTGTTGACATGCCAAAAGGACGATGGGCCCAAAGAGTTCAACAGGCTGATGGAATTACAGTTAAATCTGTGTATGACAGTGATGAAATTATACCATTTCCACCTCCCCGCGGTGCCATAGATTCGGATGGTGGAGGTGGAGGCCTTGGTGGTTCTAAAGATAGTTCAATTGATAGTGGTACCGAGACTAAGTGCAGCAGTGATTATCGTAGAGAGACAATGACGATCAAGAGG ATGAAGGGTGGCAACGTAACAGTAACTAGAGGTAACAATGACACGGAGTTCATACGGCAATCGAGAACACGGCACCACACTGATGATAGCAGTTTTGGGAGTTTGAAGTTTGAG GACCATGAGAGTACGGAACACGATGGTGATATAGAAGATTATTCTGAGGGTGAAAATGGTACAACGAGCTCCGAAAAATCGCACCATCATCTCGTATATTATCCACCGACAGAAGATATTGTTTCAAACCAGTTTAAAGTCAATGCCATGGATGTGGAAGAGCTTCGACGATCTCAAAGGCGGAGTAAGAAAATACGTACGACTGAAACTGGACGTAATGAGTTGGCTTCAGGAAGTCAAGATGATTCAGATTCCGAAGGTGGCATTTCAACTCCCAGTGCAGAGCGTAATCCACTGTCAATGTTGTCTGAGACTAGTTCAGAAGGTTTCGATCAACTTGCTAATCAAAGTCACCGCGAGAAGTATTTGAAAAATGCTTTTGAGTCACTTAGTGGAGCTGATGAACCTACAAATCGGAAGAATACAAGTATTAGTGCGCAATTCCATGgaag GAATAGTGGTGGAGATGGGGTTAAGAGCCGCACCCCACCCAAGATTAATGTTCCTAACAATCCGAAGAAGGATGTCAAtgtaacgaaaaatcgagaagAGCTCAAGAGACGCATTGAAGAGACCAGAAAGAAATTACAAAGT GTCGGCtacaagtcatcattaaaatcaAGTCAAAGTATTTCGGATCTGAGTAGTCACATACCGCATCGTCATCATCGACAGAACCGGATCGGAACAG TTACGGGAACGAGAGGTGATACTTCAACGAATTTCAACCACGAGGATGGCGATGAGAGCAGTGGTATGAGACGTGCCTGTTCCTTGAGTGATTTGTCTGTCAACCCGTCCAACAGGTTACTGCATGCTCCGATACGAG TTTCAGGTAAGACGTCAGTAAAAAATtcgaatcaattgaaaaattcttctgGAAATGCTACTTCTGGATCAATGTCTTCTCGATATGGATCAAGTAAAATACATTCAAATCATATGACGCGAAGTAGTAGTGTTGGAGTTTTAAATCAA CAAAGTGATTCAGAATCGGACGCCGGCATAACTTCGGGTGGAAGACACTGGTCAAGTCAAGCTCAGAGTAACCGCATGACTGGTTTGATGAGGCCCACGATCAGttcacaaaataaaatcaattatcaaACCAAGCACAATTCAAATTCGAGTAATAATCTACCAATGGTATTAAGAAGACGCGGCATGCAAAGTTCTTACTCAAGTG TTAATCTAAGTCAAGTTGGTAATCAGGAGGATTCGAGTTCCGAAGATACTTCGTCGAACGGTAATAGTGTAAAACCTATGctgcctcctagaccaaagaGCATCAACATAGAACCTCCTTCTAG TTTGAATCTTATTCCGACGATTCGACGATCTGCATCAAACGCAACGATAGCAAATGGTAGAGCAGTGAGTTCAATCGCTCAAGGTGGCCCAAGGCTCTCTAGTCGAAAGCAATTGGATCCCAGTCCACAAGAACTTCCTGTTAAAGATACTGACCAGACCATCGACGTTGCTAGTGTTGAAT TGGACACTGATAGAAAACTAG TATCGCCACACCTCTGCAATACAATAGCAGACGAATTAACTCGCACTGCTGACAATGTTGTCCAACTCTACAAAAGATTAACGATGGATCATGCCGGAAACTCGTCAGGGGAAATTATTGACCGAGACACAATGTTACGTGGTTTAGAGTCATCAGTCAACGAAGCAATGAGGACACTGCGCCTAGTTGCAGCCGAAGCGAGTAACAAAGATACAAATATTGAAGGCCAGTTGCCAACAAACGAGGCAACAGAAACCTTTCAGGAATTATTGGCCGGTCACGATCAAGGTAGAGTCGTTAACATGATGCAACAATATTCGGATATGCTATTGAGTATGATGCAACAGCGAATGGGTGGTGCACAGTCCAATCAtgcttaa
- the LOC135166772 gene encoding mitogen-activated protein kinase-binding protein 1 isoform X2: MALMAPRNSNPLIRDREHVPAYNIKLERVLGVTVSSNAALDCDTTSDLVAYPAGCTVVLFNPRKNTQTHVLNGSRKTVTSLALSGDGRLLATGECGHTPNVRVWDISDPRNAIQIAEFPSHKYGINCVAFSPSNKYVVSVGSQHDMIVNVWDWRNNVKVASNKVSSKVKAVSFAESGNYFVTVGNRHVKFWYLEYCRNAKYQEPVPLMGRSAILGEQRNNDFVDVACGCGEMADSTYAITKTGLLCEFNNRRLLDKWVELRTTSANCIAVGEKSIFIGCAEGIIRCFSPTTLQFITTLPRTHYLGVDVAQGLSIDHMSQHPSNARYPDAIALAFDEQNNKLTCVYNDHSIYVWDIRDIRRVGKSQSFLYHSACIWGVEMYPSGNESVNSMPPGSFVTCSSDDTIRIWNLEKDLPPDDTLYNRNIYSNELLKVLYVDPELTYLKDLDLAAAGTTDKNDSSYDSRNGVRSIRISPDGRHLASGDRCGNIRIHDVSTLDETCVIEAHDAEVLCLEYSKYTKFPSELPRLLASASRDRLIHVFNVDEGYDFLQTLDDHSSSITAVRFFNQSDKLQMVSCGADKSIIFRQLQGTPGGSPQFSRGHNVAGKTTLYDMELDSGQKHILTACQDRNIRVYSAATGKHNKTFKGSVGEDGSLIKVVLDASGIYVATSCTDKTLCVYDYYSGECMATMLGHSELVTGLRFSPDCRHLVSASGDGCIFVWKVPHDMVVTMQARLAQQAMRAGKKNPTPNDSEQLEQETFGSPPPEFLEPNANSTMQSLIDYRFSVGQLPQWAKKQINTSTSATEESIGSSGVRSLGVDMPKGRWAQRVQQADGITVKSVYDSDEIIPFPPPRGAIDSDGGGGGLGGSKDSSIDSGTETKCSSDYRRETMTIKRDDGEFSSFQPCPDSYRELVDDSKQMKGGNVTVTRGNNDTEFIRQSRTRHHTDDSSFGSLKFEDHESTEHDGDIEDYSEGENGTTSSEKSHHHLVYYPPTEDIVSNQFKVNAMDVEELRRSQRRSKKIRTTETGRNELASGSQDDSDSEGGISTPSAERNPLSMLSETSSEGFDQLANQSHREKYLKNAFESLSGADEPTNRKNTSISAQFHGRNSGGDGVKSRTPPKINVPNNPKKDVNVTKNREELKRRIEETRKKLQSVGYKSSLKSSQSISDLSSHIPHRHHRQNRIGTVTGTRGDTSTNFNHEDGDESSGMRRACSLSDLSVNPSNRLLHAPIRVSGKTSVKNSNQLKNSSGNATSGSMSSRYGSSKIHSNHMTRSSSVGVLNQQSDSESDAGITSGGRHWSSQAQSNRMTGLMRPTISSQNKINYQTKHNSNSSNNLPMVLRRRGMQSSYSSVNLSQVGNQEDSSSEDTSSNGNSVKPMLPPRPKSINIEPPSSLNLIPTIRRSASNATIANGRAVSSIAQGGPRLSSRKQLDPSPQELPVKDTDQTIDVASVELDTDRKLVSPHLCNTIADELTRTADNVVQLYKRLTMDHAGNSSGEIIDRDTMLRGLESSVNEAMRTLRLVAAEASNKDTNIEGQLPTNEATETFQELLAGHDQGRVVNMMQQYSDMLLSMMQQRMGGAQSNHA; encoded by the exons ATCAAATTAGAACGGGTGCTGGGCGTGACTGTATCGAGTAACGCAGCACTCGATTGCGACACAACAAGTGACCTAGTCGCCTATCCTGCGGG ATGTACTGTTGTGCTATTCAATCCCCGAAAGAATACCCAAACGCACGTTTTGAATGGCTCTCGAAAAACTGTGACATCCCTGGCCCTATCCGGAGATGGTCGACTATTGGCGACGGGTGAATGTGGTCATACACCTAACGTCCGTGTATGGGACATATCAGATCCTCGGAATGCCATTCAAATTGCCGAGTTTCCCAGTCACAAATACGGAATAAATTGTGTC GCATTTTCACCGAGCAACAAATACGTTGTGTCCGTTGGTTCTCAACATGACATGATCGTCAATGTCTGGGACTGGCGGAATAATGTAAAGGTCGCATCAAACAAAGTCTCGAGTAAGGTGAAGGCCGTATCGTTTGCGGAAAGTGGTAATTATTTTGTGACCGTTGGCAACCGACATGTTAAATTTTGGTATCTCGAGTACTGTCGAAATGCTAAATATCAAGAGCCAGTACCTCTCATGGGTAGATCAGCAATATTGGGTGAACAACGTAACAATGATTTTGTGGATGTTGCTTGTGGTTGTGGAGAAATGGCGGATTCGACCTATGCAATAACAAAAACCGGTCTTCTATGTGAATTCAATAATCGTAGATTGTTGGACAAGTGGGTAGAATTAAGAACAACAAGTGCCAATTGCATAGCAGTGGGTGAAAAATCTATATTTATTGGCTGTGCTGAAGGCATAATAAGATGTTTTTCACCAACAACACTACAGTTTATAACAACATTACCGAGAACTCATTATCTTGGTGTAGACGTTGCTCAGGGACTGTCGATAGATCATATGTCACAACATCCATCAAATGCACGATATCCCGATGCAATAGCACTCGCATTCGatgaacaaaataataaattaacttGTGTCTACAATGATCACAGCATTTATGTCTGGGACATACGTGATATTCGGAGAGTGGgaaaatctcaatcatttCTGTATCATTCGGCTTGTATTTGGGGAGTGGAAATGTATCCCAGTGGTAATGAATCAGTAAATTCTATGCCACCTGGTTCTTTTGTTACCTGTTCAAGTGATGATACAATTAGAATTTGGAATCTTGAGAAAGATTTGCCACCCGATGATACTTTGTACAATCGTAATATATACAGCAATGAATTGCTTAAAGTGCTTTATGTTGATCCTGAATTGACGTATCTCAAAGATTTAGATTTAGCAGCGGCGGGTACGACAGATAAAAATGACTCTTCATATGATTCACGTAATGGTGTACGATCGATTAGAATAAGTCCAGATGGTAGACACTTAGCATCGGGTGATAGATGTGGAAATATTCGAATACACGATGTATCCACATTGGATGAAACTTGTGTAATTGAAGCTCACGATGCTGAAGTATTGTGCTTGGAGTATTCGAAATATACAAAATTTCCCTCGGAACTACCAAGACTCCTAGCTAGTGCCTCTAGAGATCGTTTGATCCATGTATTCAATGTCGATGAGGGCTATGATTTCCTTCAGACTTTGGACGATCACAGTTCTTCAATCACTGCTGttagatttttcaatcaaagcGATAAACTTCAAATGGTTTCGTGTGGAGCTGATAAGAGTATTATTTTTCGTCAACTCCAAGGTACACCTGGTGGTTCACCTCAATTCTCAAGGGGTCACAATGTTGCGGGTAAAACGACCCTCTATGATATGGAACTTGATTCCGGCCAAAAACATATTTTAACTGCTTGCCAAGATAGAAATATTAGAGTATACAGTGCTGCAACTGGTAAACATAATAAAACATTTAAAGGTTCTGTTGGAGAAGATGGATCATTGATTAAGGTTGTTCTTGATGCTTCGGGAATTTATGTTGCAACATCATGCACAGACAAAACCTTATGCGTTTACGATTATTATAGTGGTGAATGTATGGCAACAATGCTGGGACATTCTGAATTAGTGACGGGACTGAGATTTAGTCCAGATTGTAGACATTTAGTTTCAGCCAGTGGTGATGGCTGTATATTTGTCTGGAAAGTACCACATGATATGGTAGTGACAATGCAAGCACGATTAGCTCAACAAGCAATGAgagctggaaaaaaaaatcccacaccAAATGATAGTGAACAGTTGGAGCAGGAAACATTTGGCTCACCACCACCTGAATTTTTAGAACCAAACGCTAACTCCACGATGCAGTCCCTCATTGATTATCGATTCAGTGTTGGACAATTACCACAGTGGGCTAAAAAACAGATAAACACAAGTACCAGTGCAACTGAAGAATCCATTGGATCATCTGGTGTGAGATCATTGGGTGTTGACATGCCAAAAGGACGATGGGCCCAAAGAGTTCAACAGGCTGATGGAATTACAGTTAAATCTGTGTATGACAGTGATGAAATTATACCATTTCCACCTCCCCGCGGTGCCATAGATTCGGATGGTGGAGGTGGAGGCCTTGGTGGTTCTAAAGATAGTTCAATTGATAGTGGTACCGAGACTAAGTGCAGCAGTGATTATCGTAGAGAGACAATGACGATCAAGAGG GATGATGGCGAGTTCAGTAGTTTCCAACCGTGCCCTGATAGTTACAGAGAATTGGTGGATGATTCGAAACAG ATGAAGGGTGGCAACGTAACAGTAACTAGAGGTAACAATGACACGGAGTTCATACGGCAATCGAGAACACGGCACCACACTGATGATAGCAGTTTTGGGAGTTTGAAGTTTGAG GACCATGAGAGTACGGAACACGATGGTGATATAGAAGATTATTCTGAGGGTGAAAATGGTACAACGAGCTCCGAAAAATCGCACCATCATCTCGTATATTATCCACCGACAGAAGATATTGTTTCAAACCAGTTTAAAGTCAATGCCATGGATGTGGAAGAGCTTCGACGATCTCAAAGGCGGAGTAAGAAAATACGTACGACTGAAACTGGACGTAATGAGTTGGCTTCAGGAAGTCAAGATGATTCAGATTCCGAAGGTGGCATTTCAACTCCCAGTGCAGAGCGTAATCCACTGTCAATGTTGTCTGAGACTAGTTCAGAAGGTTTCGATCAACTTGCTAATCAAAGTCACCGCGAGAAGTATTTGAAAAATGCTTTTGAGTCACTTAGTGGAGCTGATGAACCTACAAATCGGAAGAATACAAGTATTAGTGCGCAATTCCATGgaag GAATAGTGGTGGAGATGGGGTTAAGAGCCGCACCCCACCCAAGATTAATGTTCCTAACAATCCGAAGAAGGATGTCAAtgtaacgaaaaatcgagaagAGCTCAAGAGACGCATTGAAGAGACCAGAAAGAAATTACAAAGT GTCGGCtacaagtcatcattaaaatcaAGTCAAAGTATTTCGGATCTGAGTAGTCACATACCGCATCGTCATCATCGACAGAACCGGATCGGAACAG TTACGGGAACGAGAGGTGATACTTCAACGAATTTCAACCACGAGGATGGCGATGAGAGCAGTGGTATGAGACGTGCCTGTTCCTTGAGTGATTTGTCTGTCAACCCGTCCAACAGGTTACTGCATGCTCCGATACGAG TTTCAGGTAAGACGTCAGTAAAAAATtcgaatcaattgaaaaattcttctgGAAATGCTACTTCTGGATCAATGTCTTCTCGATATGGATCAAGTAAAATACATTCAAATCATATGACGCGAAGTAGTAGTGTTGGAGTTTTAAATCAA CAAAGTGATTCAGAATCGGACGCCGGCATAACTTCGGGTGGAAGACACTGGTCAAGTCAAGCTCAGAGTAACCGCATGACTGGTTTGATGAGGCCCACGATCAGttcacaaaataaaatcaattatcaaACCAAGCACAATTCAAATTCGAGTAATAATCTACCAATGGTATTAAGAAGACGCGGCATGCAAAGTTCTTACTCAAGTG TTAATCTAAGTCAAGTTGGTAATCAGGAGGATTCGAGTTCCGAAGATACTTCGTCGAACGGTAATAGTGTAAAACCTATGctgcctcctagaccaaagaGCATCAACATAGAACCTCCTTCTAG TTTGAATCTTATTCCGACGATTCGACGATCTGCATCAAACGCAACGATAGCAAATGGTAGAGCAGTGAGTTCAATCGCTCAAGGTGGCCCAAGGCTCTCTAGTCGAAAGCAATTGGATCCCAGTCCACAAGAACTTCCTGTTAAAGATACTGACCAGACCATCGACGTTGCTAGTGTTGAAT TGGACACTGATAGAAAACTAG TATCGCCACACCTCTGCAATACAATAGCAGACGAATTAACTCGCACTGCTGACAATGTTGTCCAACTCTACAAAAGATTAACGATGGATCATGCCGGAAACTCGTCAGGGGAAATTATTGACCGAGACACAATGTTACGTGGTTTAGAGTCATCAGTCAACGAAGCAATGAGGACACTGCGCCTAGTTGCAGCCGAAGCGAGTAACAAAGATACAAATATTGAAGGCCAGTTGCCAACAAACGAGGCAACAGAAACCTTTCAGGAATTATTGGCCGGTCACGATCAAGGTAGAGTCGTTAACATGATGCAACAATATTCGGATATGCTATTGAGTATGATGCAACAGCGAATGGGTGGTGCACAGTCCAATCAtgcttaa